Proteins from a single region of Haloplanus sp. GDY1:
- a CDS encoding choice-of-anchor L domain-containing protein — translation MTDEKFELSRRKALAALGTIGVASAGAGLGTSAYFSDQETFENNRLVAGELDLKVSWEEHYSDWMGDETAFAEMPESGQEPELSLPAPTSEGRDIELVFSDRSAFMDATLQEAFPEGGLDPDEDPCEVLADVPDDLPSPVIDLEDVKPGDFGEVTFDFAACTNPAYLWFNGGLIDEAENGLTEAEADDPDEDDSMGGGGGGGGGGGGGGGGGGPFTVTPGASGTELADALVPAGSNLTITDATYSGVPDANGTFTGGTDTYGLDSGIILSSGLATNIQEGADGPDNNNDGISESHGTPGDSDLLAIADETVTETNDAAVLEFDFEVPEGENQVFFNFVFGSDEYNEYVDDFNDVFGFFVNPDEGTPAETNVALANGEPVSINTINTMDNPGLFNNNDPSDTATPFATEADGFTDVLQVQADVNPGEENTFKLAIADANDTALDSWVLIEGESLTTDPGGDSELPDALQVRAWYDTGSGVGDNIKQDDEEIIVEGSLRQVLSELSMGNGVPLDGNASDSEDDGSDRACYTPAPDVHYVAFQWWLPIDHGNEVQSDSVEFDLGFYAEQCRHNDGSGMNDEPVDDGDGDGNGDGNGNGDVGPSFDVYPGDADDELVAEFTVDAEDDGESLTGITLDHIGGTDISDTGAGDVDVELNGTNVDGDVDDVSGTNDGTTLEITLGGSSGLSTGDTVTVTYGDVGSRDDTTDVTGSINGDGPATDPEPLVEE, via the coding sequence ATGACGGACGAAAAATTCGAACTCTCTCGGCGGAAGGCGCTGGCCGCACTCGGTACGATCGGTGTGGCCTCGGCTGGCGCGGGGCTCGGTACCTCCGCGTACTTCAGCGATCAGGAAACGTTCGAGAACAACCGACTGGTGGCTGGCGAACTCGATCTGAAGGTCAGCTGGGAGGAACATTACTCCGACTGGATGGGCGACGAGACGGCCTTCGCCGAGATGCCCGAGAGCGGTCAGGAACCGGAACTCTCCTTACCTGCACCGACCAGCGAGGGACGGGACATCGAACTGGTGTTCAGCGATCGGTCGGCGTTCATGGACGCGACGCTACAGGAGGCTTTCCCCGAGGGCGGACTCGATCCGGACGAGGACCCCTGCGAGGTGCTCGCGGACGTGCCCGACGACCTCCCGTCTCCGGTCATCGACCTCGAAGACGTGAAGCCGGGTGACTTCGGTGAAGTCACCTTCGACTTCGCCGCCTGCACCAATCCGGCGTATCTCTGGTTCAACGGCGGGCTCATCGACGAGGCCGAGAACGGCCTGACCGAGGCCGAGGCCGACGATCCGGACGAGGACGATTCCATGGGCGGCGGTGGGGGCGGTGGCGGTGGGGGCGGTGGCGGCGGAGGTGGGGGCGGCCCCTTCACCGTCACACCCGGCGCGTCTGGGACGGAACTCGCCGACGCGCTCGTTCCAGCCGGGAGCAACCTCACCATCACGGACGCGACGTACTCCGGTGTCCCGGACGCAAACGGGACGTTCACCGGCGGCACGGACACGTACGGTCTCGACAGCGGGATCATCCTCAGTTCGGGTCTCGCGACCAACATCCAGGAGGGGGCTGACGGTCCGGACAACAACAACGACGGGATCAGCGAGAGCCACGGAACGCCGGGGGATAGCGACCTCCTCGCCATCGCGGACGAGACGGTCACCGAAACGAACGACGCGGCGGTACTCGAGTTCGACTTCGAGGTTCCCGAAGGCGAGAACCAGGTGTTTTTCAACTTCGTGTTCGGCTCCGACGAGTACAACGAGTACGTCGACGATTTCAACGACGTGTTCGGGTTCTTCGTCAACCCCGACGAGGGAACGCCGGCGGAGACCAACGTCGCGCTGGCCAACGGCGAACCGGTGTCGATCAACACGATCAACACGATGGACAACCCGGGACTGTTCAACAATAACGACCCGTCCGACACCGCCACGCCGTTCGCGACGGAGGCCGACGGCTTCACCGACGTCCTGCAGGTGCAGGCGGACGTCAACCCGGGCGAGGAGAACACGTTCAAACTCGCCATCGCGGACGCGAACGACACCGCGCTCGACTCCTGGGTGCTCATCGAGGGTGAGAGTCTGACGACCGATCCCGGCGGCGACAGCGAACTGCCGGACGCACTCCAGGTTCGCGCGTGGTACGACACCGGCAGCGGCGTCGGTGACAACATCAAGCAGGACGACGAGGAGATCATCGTCGAGGGGTCGCTCCGGCAGGTGCTCTCCGAGCTGTCGATGGGCAACGGCGTCCCCCTCGACGGGAACGCCTCGGACTCGGAAGACGACGGCTCGGATCGGGCCTGCTACACCCCCGCACCGGACGTTCACTACGTGGCCTTCCAGTGGTGGCTCCCGATCGATCACGGCAACGAGGTGCAGTCCGACTCCGTCGAATTCGACCTCGGGTTCTACGCCGAGCAGTGCCGTCACAACGACGGCAGCGGCATGAACGACGAGCCCGTCGACGATGGCGACGGTGACGGCAACGGCGACGGAAACGGCAACGGCGACGTCGGCCCCTCCTTCGACGTTTACCCGGGTGACGCCGACGATGAACTCGTCGCGGAGTTCACGGTCGACGCCGAGGACGACGGCGAATCCCTGACCGGGATCACGCTCGATCACATCGGCGGGACCGACATCAGCGACACCGGCGCCGGCGATGTCGACGTCGAACTCAATGGCACCAACGTCGACGGCGACGTGGACGACGTCTCGGGGACGAACGACGGGACGACACTCGAGATCACCCTCGGCGGCAGCAGTGGCCTCTCGACCGGCGACACCGTCACCGTCACCTACGGCGACGTGGGGAGCCGGGACGACACGACCGACGTGACCGGCAGCATCAACGGCGACGGCCCGGCGACCGACCCCGAACCGCTCGTCGAGGAGTAG
- a CDS encoding MBL fold metallo-hydrolase codes for MVVHFDTLSIRWLGYATTRLSDGETVVYTDPGRYGVLSGDWEPPADVDTRHPAGPAYDARDGDLVLVTHDHHYDPDGIRRVAAPDATLVVYEGVDAERAGRPPTPETLAAEAGYDLIRIGERERIEAAGVPVRSLPAYNDPEGPHADPDGSVTHPEGFGVGYRFVVDGVPVLWPGDSDVLPVHDGLDVSLFLANVSGSVCMDREAAAALAERLDPDLVLPIHYDTQAFLRADSEAFAADVAGRGVPVVLDEGWD; via the coding sequence ATGGTCGTTCACTTCGATACCCTCTCGATCCGCTGGCTCGGCTACGCCACTACCCGCCTCTCCGACGGCGAGACGGTCGTCTACACCGACCCCGGTCGCTACGGCGTGCTGTCCGGCGACTGGGAGCCCCCCGCGGACGTCGACACCCGTCACCCCGCCGGCCCCGCCTACGACGCCCGCGACGGCGACCTGGTGCTCGTCACCCACGACCACCACTACGATCCGGACGGGATTCGCCGCGTCGCGGCGCCGGACGCCACGCTCGTCGTCTACGAGGGCGTGGACGCCGAACGCGCCGGTCGCCCGCCGACGCCGGAGACGCTCGCGGCCGAGGCGGGCTATGACCTGATCCGGATCGGCGAGCGGGAACGGATCGAGGCGGCCGGCGTCCCGGTTCGGAGCCTCCCGGCGTACAACGATCCCGAGGGTCCCCACGCGGACCCCGACGGCTCGGTCACCCACCCGGAGGGGTTCGGGGTCGGCTACCGGTTCGTCGTCGACGGCGTGCCGGTCCTCTGGCCCGGCGACAGCGACGTCCTGCCGGTCCACGACGGCCTCGACGTCTCCCTGTTCCTCGCGAACGTCTCGGGGTCGGTGTGTATGGATCGCGAGGCGGCGGCCGCGCTCGCGGAACGGCTCGATCCGGATCTGGTCCTCCCGATCCACTACGACACCCAGGCGTTCCTCCGGGCGGATTCGGAGGCCTTCGCGGCCGACGTGGCCGGCCGGGGCGTGCCGGTCGTCCTCGACGAGGGCTGGGACTGA
- a CDS encoding DNA topoisomerase IV subunit A, whose protein sequence is MSTQDERARRKLIDLAAEFYDQFERGEVPEMTLPTRTKSNIEYDEESGVWVYGDRTSTRSANSVQGARKLLKATYTIDFLARQLEEGRSSTLRELYYLSESWDADEAAFSDQDESNQLIEDLEIVSEVTREDFHMRPEESGATLMGPLELREQTRRGEREIHCQEDVGEGGYQIPNNPDTIDFLDHDVDFILCVETGGMRDRLVENGFDTDYDALIVHLKGQPARATRRITKRLHDELDLPVVVFTDGDPWSYRIYGSVAYGSIKSAHLSEYLATPEAQFVGIQPEDIVEYDLPTDPLADSDVNALESELEDPRFTTDYWTEQIELQLDIGKKAEQQALASRGLDFVTDEYLPTRLDEMGVL, encoded by the coding sequence ATGAGCACACAGGACGAACGCGCCAGACGGAAGCTGATCGACCTCGCGGCGGAGTTCTACGACCAGTTCGAGCGAGGGGAGGTGCCCGAGATGACCCTCCCGACGCGGACCAAGAGCAACATCGAGTACGACGAGGAGAGCGGCGTGTGGGTCTACGGCGACCGCACCTCGACGCGGTCGGCCAACTCGGTGCAGGGCGCGCGCAAACTGCTCAAGGCCACCTACACCATCGACTTCCTCGCCCGGCAACTGGAGGAGGGCCGCTCCTCGACCCTCCGTGAACTCTACTACCTCTCGGAGTCGTGGGACGCCGACGAGGCGGCGTTCTCCGATCAGGACGAGTCCAACCAGTTGATCGAGGACCTCGAAATCGTCTCGGAGGTGACCCGCGAGGACTTCCACATGCGCCCCGAGGAGTCGGGCGCGACCCTGATGGGCCCGCTGGAGTTGCGGGAACAGACCCGGCGCGGCGAGCGCGAAATCCACTGTCAGGAGGACGTCGGCGAGGGGGGCTACCAGATCCCCAACAACCCCGACACCATCGACTTCCTGGATCACGACGTCGACTTCATCCTCTGTGTCGAGACCGGCGGCATGCGGGACCGCCTCGTCGAGAACGGCTTCGACACCGACTACGACGCGCTGATCGTCCACCTCAAGGGACAGCCGGCGCGGGCGACCCGCCGCATCACCAAGCGCCTCCACGACGAACTCGACTTGCCCGTCGTGGTCTTCACCGACGGCGACCCCTGGTCCTACCGGATCTACGGCTCCGTCGCCTACGGGTCGATCAAGAGTGCCCACCTCTCGGAGTATCTCGCGACGCCCGAGGCGCAGTTCGTCGGCATCCAGCCCGAGGACATCGTCGAGTACGACCTGCCGACCGACCCGCTCGCCGACTCCGACGTGAACGCCCTCGAGTCCGAACTGGAGGACCCCCGCTTTACCACCGACTACTGGACGGAGCAGATCGAACTCCAACTGGACATCGGCAAGAAGGCCGAACAGCAGGCGCTGGCCTCCCGCGGCCTCGATTTCGTCACCGACGAGTACCTGCCGACCCGACTGGACGAGATGGGCGTGTTGTAG
- a CDS encoding DNA topoisomerase VI subunit B gives MTSFQSTLGEEGGIAEELAENQRAISIAEFFEKNKHMLGFDSGARGLVTAVKEAVDNALDATEEAGIAPDIYVEITEAGDYYKLVVEDNGPGITREQIPRVFGKLLYGSRFHAREQARGQQGIGISAAVLYSQLTSGKPAKITSRTQGSAEAQYFELIVDTDDNEPEIREERTTAWDRPHGTRIELEMEANMRARTQLHDYIKHTAVVNPHARVELREPGLDEPLKFERGTDQLPAETEEIRPHPHGVELGTLLKMLDATDSYSVSGFLQGEFTRVGGKTATKVCDRFRDNYFGREMAWTTPGPRADADVEDAVLGAVANKSAEATDWFAGRVAETVGDRERLAHHELVDVVDNLADAAEEEFGETFGSTVRGNAVDAAWGEVTRADLLAASLYDRVDDATSTRKDDATVRGLAERLAGKFAESEDPRHRATRDELAEYVDRSADRVEEAEDATLGDTARGNVVESCWAVMRTVPDDLPKVTAVADDRDTASELLDAMRETDILAPPTDCLSPITADLVEAGLRKEFDADFFAAATRDAEVHGGDPFIVEAGIAYGGDLEGEGSADVMRFANRVPLVYQRGACAITDVVKEIGWRNYGLDQPGGRGLPSGPAVIMVHVASTNVPFTSESKDAVANVPEIEDEIELAIREAARELKSYLNRRRSLEKRRRKQEVLGEILPEMADKLAAVTGRERPNIDGALGRIMNNVIVERAVEDGTVTLAVRNHSDRKETPEVTDIVSAEPTAVSDGASVVDLDDEWFVQWSPSVSAGETATLTYEVGEGATFDVDVEGVESEKLTVNA, from the coding sequence ATGACATCGTTCCAGTCGACGCTCGGCGAGGAGGGGGGCATCGCCGAGGAGCTGGCCGAGAACCAGCGGGCCATCTCCATCGCCGAGTTCTTCGAGAAGAACAAACACATGCTCGGGTTCGACTCCGGGGCCCGGGGGCTGGTCACCGCCGTCAAGGAGGCGGTGGACAACGCCCTCGACGCCACGGAGGAGGCCGGCATCGCGCCCGACATCTACGTCGAGATCACCGAGGCGGGCGACTACTACAAACTCGTCGTCGAGGACAACGGGCCCGGCATCACGAGAGAGCAGATTCCGCGCGTGTTCGGGAAACTGCTGTACGGCTCTCGATTTCACGCCCGAGAACAGGCCCGCGGTCAGCAGGGGATCGGGATCTCCGCCGCGGTTCTCTACTCGCAGCTCACCTCCGGCAAACCCGCGAAGATCACCAGCCGAACGCAGGGGAGCGCCGAGGCCCAGTACTTCGAACTGATCGTCGACACCGACGACAACGAACCGGAGATCAGGGAGGAGCGAACCACCGCCTGGGACCGCCCCCACGGGACGCGGATCGAACTGGAGATGGAGGCGAACATGCGCGCTCGCACCCAGCTTCACGACTACATCAAACACACCGCGGTCGTCAACCCCCACGCGCGGGTCGAACTCCGGGAGCCGGGGCTGGACGAGCCCCTGAAGTTCGAGCGGGGGACCGACCAGTTGCCCGCCGAGACGGAGGAGATCCGACCCCACCCTCACGGCGTCGAACTCGGGACGTTGCTGAAGATGCTCGACGCGACGGACTCGTACTCGGTCTCGGGGTTCCTGCAGGGGGAGTTCACCCGCGTGGGCGGGAAGACGGCGACCAAGGTGTGTGACCGCTTCCGCGACAACTACTTCGGTCGCGAGATGGCGTGGACGACGCCGGGGCCGCGTGCCGACGCGGACGTCGAGGACGCCGTCCTGGGGGCCGTCGCCAACAAGAGCGCCGAGGCGACCGACTGGTTCGCCGGCCGCGTCGCGGAGACGGTCGGCGACCGGGAGCGCCTCGCCCACCACGAACTCGTCGACGTCGTCGACAACCTCGCCGACGCGGCCGAGGAGGAGTTCGGGGAGACGTTCGGCTCGACCGTCCGCGGGAACGCCGTCGACGCGGCGTGGGGGGAGGTGACCCGCGCCGACCTCCTGGCCGCCTCGCTGTACGACCGCGTCGACGACGCGACGAGCACCCGGAAGGACGACGCGACGGTGCGGGGACTGGCCGAGCGCCTCGCCGGGAAGTTCGCGGAGAGCGAGGACCCGCGTCACCGGGCGACCCGCGACGAACTCGCCGAGTACGTGGACCGCTCGGCCGACCGGGTCGAGGAGGCCGAGGACGCCACCCTCGGCGACACCGCCCGCGGGAACGTCGTCGAGTCGTGCTGGGCCGTGATGCGGACCGTACCCGACGACCTCCCGAAGGTGACGGCGGTGGCGGACGACCGCGACACCGCCTCCGAACTCCTCGACGCGATGCGGGAGACGGACATCCTCGCGCCGCCCACGGACTGTCTCTCGCCCATCACCGCGGACCTCGTCGAGGCGGGGCTCCGGAAGGAGTTCGACGCCGACTTCTTCGCGGCGGCGACCCGCGACGCCGAGGTCCACGGCGGCGACCCCTTCATCGTCGAGGCGGGAATCGCCTACGGCGGCGACCTGGAGGGCGAGGGCTCGGCGGACGTGATGCGCTTTGCCAACCGCGTCCCCCTCGTCTACCAGCGCGGGGCGTGTGCCATCACGGACGTGGTGAAGGAGATCGGGTGGCGGAATTACGGCCTCGACCAGCCGGGCGGCCGGGGGCTCCCCTCCGGGCCCGCCGTGATCATGGTCCACGTCGCCTCGACGAACGTGCCCTTCACCAGCGAGTCGAAGGACGCGGTGGCGAACGTCCCCGAAATCGAGGACGAGATAGAACTCGCCATCCGCGAGGCCGCCCGGGAACTGAAGTCGTATCTCAACCGCCGGCGATCGCTGGAGAAGCGCCGCCGCAAGCAGGAGGTGCTGGGGGAGATCCTGCCCGAGATGGCGGACAAGCTCGCGGCGGTGACCGGTCGCGAGCGGCCGAACATCGACGGGGCGCTCGGGCGCATCATGAACAACGTCATCGTCGAGCGCGCCGTGGAGGACGGCACGGTCACGCTCGCGGTGCGGAACCACTCGGATCGCAAGGAGACGCCGGAGGTGACCGACATCGTCTCCGCCGAACCGACGGCGGTGAGCGACGGCGCGTCGGTCGTCGACCTGGACGACGAGTGGTTCGTGCAGTGGTCCCCGTCGGTGTCGGCGGGCGAGACGGCGACGCTCACCTACGAGGTGGGCGAGGGGGCGACCTTCGACGTCGACGTCGAGGGCGTCGAGAGCGAGAAACTCACGGTGAACGCCTAA